The window AAACCTTGTTCACCACCATAATAAGGATCAGGCACTTCATGCTCACTCATGTCACCAAACGCTAAAAACAGCTGAACTTTATGCGCCAAGCCGGTAGGACAAATAGAGAGTAGATCGCGGTAATTTGAGTTGTCTGCGCACAAAAGTAAGTCGTAATCTTCAAAATCGCTGGGTTTTACTTGCTGCGCTGATATGCCTGAAAAGTCATACCCTCTTGCGCTGCCTGCCGTGACACTGCGTGGATCTGGAGGGTTACCTTGATGATAGCCAATGGTGCCAGCGGAATCGATACGGGTTGTTAACTCTGTTGCTGCGAGTTTGTGCTTTAATACCGCCTCCATAGTTGGAGAGCGGCAGATATTACCCATGCAGACGACTAAGATACTAGAAATTGCGCTCATATTGTTGTCCTTCAAGTACGCTTTTATACCAATAGTATTTATTCTCCAAGTCTACCGATTTTTTAATTCAGAGCAAAATATAAGATTCCGGCTAATACCAGTAGTATTCATTCACCCAGTCTAGCGATTTTTTTAGAGCAAAATATAAGGCGTCAGCTAATACCAACTTTATTAGGACGCCAAATTTAACTCGTTAGTTTGGAAGGTTTTCGTGAGGACCAAATACCTCATAGAATATTTGCTCGGTTTGTACACCGGCATTCATCAGTTGGGTTTTGATAAAGCGCATAAAGGCAACCGGGCCGCATAGGTAGAACTCTCCGTCTGTTAGCGGCAAAGTATCTTTGATTGCGTTGATATCCATCAGTCCGGAATGCGTATCGTCGGCTTCTGACTCCAACCAAGTAACCACATTAAAATTTCGGATATTGCTACCAAGCTCATTGATTTCTTGGTTGAAACCTAAGTCACTGTGAGTTTTATTCGCGTGTAAAAAGTGTGCTTCGACTTCAGGTGAATGTTGGCTATGAACACCAAGCATGCAAAGCATAGGGGTTATTCCAACCCCAGCGCTAATGTATACCTTTGGACTGGCTGTGTGTTGTCTGACAAAGTCTCCAGCTGGTGGAGTGAGCTTGAGGGGGTCGCCCGCCTTAAGTGTATGAAGATATTGCGATACTGCACCGTCGTGTTTAGTAGAGATCCTAAGGTACGAACCATTGGGCGCAGCAGACAAAGAGTATTGGCGGATCTGCTGAAACCCTACCACTTCTTTTGGTACAAAGACAGAAACAAATTGTCCAGCTTGGTAATGAGGCAAGGCTTTAC is drawn from Pseudoalteromonas sp. NC201 and contains these coding sequences:
- a CDS encoding low molecular weight protein-tyrosine-phosphatase; the encoded protein is MSAISSILVVCMGNICRSPTMEAVLKHKLAATELTTRIDSAGTIGYHQGNPPDPRSVTAGSARGYDFSGISAQQVKPSDFEDYDLLLCADNSNYRDLLSICPTGLAHKVQLFLAFGDMSEHEVPDPYYGGEQGFEHVLDLIEAASENIINKIRLSTR
- the hmpA gene encoding NO-inducible flavohemoprotein, encoding MLTQNTIELVKQSAPLLAQVGPEITTKFYHSMFNQHPELKGVFNQSHQASGKQPLALFAALAAYANYIDQPEVLSDAILRINHKHVSLGILPEQYAIVGRHLIATLKAEFSDQFTDEIEQAWLSAYQFLADLFITVEHGLYQTALEQQGGWQGTREFTIEKVISNTENIKSFYLKPVDGKALPHYQAGQFVSVFVPKEVVGFQQIRQYSLSAAPNGSYLRISTKHDGAVSQYLHTLKAGDPLKLTPPAGDFVRQHTASPKVYISAGVGITPMLCMLGVHSQHSPEVEAHFLHANKTHSDLGFNQEINELGSNIRNFNVVTWLESEADDTHSGLMDINAIKDTLPLTDGEFYLCGPVAFMRFIKTQLMNAGVQTEQIFYEVFGPHENLPN